The DNA region TCTTTGGAATACCTGAAAAAAAAGATGATAAAGGGTCATCAGCTTACGAGAAAGATGGAATTGTTCAAAGGGCAGTCCGCAGGTTAAAGGAAGAGACAGATTTAATAGTTATAACTGATGTATGCATGTGCCAGTACACTTCCCATGGGCACTGTGGAATAATCCTGAAGGATGAAATAGTAAACGATGAGACCCTGGAGTATTTATCTAAAATTGCTTTAAGCCATGCTGAAGCTGGTGCTGACATGGTGGCCCCTTCTGATATGATGGACGGCAGAATCGATGCTATAAGAGAGACTCTTGATGCAAACGGTTATGATAATACAATTATAATGTCTTACGCTGCAAAATACGCTTCTGCATTCTATGCACCGTTTAGGGAAGCTGTAAGTTCTGCACCATCTTTTGGTGATAGAAAAACCTATCAAATGAACCCTGCAAACATTGATGAGGCTTTAAGGGAAGCAGAACTTGATATGATTGAAGGTGCAGATATATTAATGGTCAAACCTGCCATAGCTTATCTTGATGTAATAAAAACCATTAAAGAAGAGTTTAAAATGCCGACTGCTGCTTACCAGGTAAGCGGTGAATATTCCATGATTAAAGCAGGTATGGAAGCAGGATATATTACTGAAGAGATTATATATGAATCATTACTATCTATTAAACGTGCAGGAGCAGATCTTATCATTTCTCATTTTGCACCTGACTTTTTAAAGGGTAAAATATAAAAAAACAGAATAATAAACAAAGATAATTGAGGAGTTAACATGGATCCAGAGTTAATCGGAAAAATAGCACAGATTGCATCAGTTCTTGAAGTCAGCGGCCACCCAAAACCAGGAAATGTCCACCGTACACAGGACTTTGATGATATGGTCTTTGAAGATTTCCTGATAAGCGGTGTAGTTATTGGGAGTTTAATGAAAAAGGCTGCTGAAATTGGAAATAGATATCATGATGATGGTTCTTTACATAAAATTAAATTGGGGAAAATTATAAAGGAAGCTGTAATTGAAACTGATCGCTGGATTGGGAACAATACCAATTTGGGAATAGTTCTACTTTTAACTCCATTATCTGCATCTGCAGGGATGAGTAATGATTTAACTGATTTAAGAAAAAATGCGGGAAGAATAATGGAAGCAACAACTTCCCAGGATGCTATAAATTTATATGATGCCATAAATCTTGCAGATGCCGGTGGAATGGGCGAACAGGAAGAACTGGATGTTGCAGATGCAGAAGCACGTGATAAAATTATAGACGAAGATATAAGCATGTACAAAGTGCTTCAAATGTCGTCTAAATGGGATTTATTATCCTATGAACTTACAAACAGGATGCCTGTGACATTTGGAATTGGTTTTCCTACATTTAGAACCACTAAAATGGAGTACGGGATAAATAAAGCAACAGTTCAGACATTCCTTACCATTTTATCCAAAAAACCAGATACCTTAATTTCAAGAAAATACGGCGACGATATGGCAAAATTAGTATCTGCAGATGCAGATTCAGTACTTCAAAGCGGGGGAATATTGAATCCTCAAGGGGAACTTTTACTTCGGGAATTAGATAAACAACTTATGAAAAATAAGCTTAATCCGGGAACTACTGCAGATATAACTGCTGCTTCTATAATGGTTGCATATTTGGATGAATTTGGATTTTAACAGATCATCATTTTTTTATTTAAAATTTTGGAAAATATTTAACACATTTAATCCATAAATTAAATGGCAACGATTATATTACTCAAGAAGTAGCTGAATAATAAATTATTGTTTTCATGTAACGTTTTGGAAAATATTTAACATTCTTAATCCATAAATTAAGTGGTAAAGATTATAATACCTCAAGAGGCAGCTGACTAACAAATTTGTGTTTTTAGTTTGTTATGAAATGATTAACACATTTAACATAAAAATTAAGTGGAAGGTTATACTACCAGAAGGTAGCTGATTACTATAGGGAGTAAGTAGAATGCTTCAAAATATCATTGATGAATTACATATATATGAAAAAAAGGTTTTAAAGGGATTGGAATCCTTAGATTATGAATCAACACCTGAAAAGATAGCTGAAACTCAAGATATGAATATTAAATCTGTGATGAGTGCAGCTGGTTCTTTAGAATCTAAAGGACTTATAGAAGTACAGAAAGATGTTGATGAAATAATCAGTTTAAGTGACACAGGAAAAGAATACGCTGAAGAAGGTTTACCTGAGCGAAAAATATTGAGGGTCTTAAACGAGGAAGGATCTATTCCTATGAAGGATATCGGCAGTAAAGCTGATTTGGATTCTTCTGAAGTTAAGGTAGCTATTGGATGGCTGCGTAAAAAGAAATGGGCCTTAATTGATAAAGGAACCGTAAAAATAACAGAAGAAGGAAAAGAAGCGGTATCTAAAGAATATACCGATGAAATGCTGCTGGATAAACTTTTAGATGCAAATAAAATGCTCCTTTTCAACCCTACTCAGTTAATTAAAGAAGGGTTTGACCTTTTAAGAAAAAGAAAAGGGATAATACATGTAAAAAAAGAGCCTAAGTACAATTTAAAAGTAACAGAAAAAGGAAAAGAACTCCTTGACATGGGAATAGAAATCCGGGAAGAGGCAACTCAGTTAACCCATGAGCAGTTAAAAACAGGGTCATGGAAGAACTTGAAATTTAGGGGCTATGATGTCCATGCAGAATACCCTGATTTTTTCCCTGGAAAGATGCATCCTTTGCAGAGAACAATTGAAGATATAAGGCAGATATTCCTTAAAATGGGATTTACAGAATCCAAGGGTTCAATTTTAGAATCAGCATTTTGGAACTTTGACTGCCTGTTCCAGCCTCAAGATCACGCAGCACGTGAAATGCAGGACACTTTTTATATCAAGGAGCCAAGAACTGTAAATCTTCCCTCAAATGAACTTGTAGAAAATGTTCGCAGGGCCCATGAAAATGGTGGAGCGACTGGTTCTGAGGGATGGGGTTATTCATGGGATGTTGATGTCGCAAAACAGTCAGTGCTCAGGACCCATACAACATGTTTATCTACAAGATATTTAGCAGAACACGAACCTCCTATCAAGATGTTTTCAGTTGGAAGAGTCTTTAGAAGAGAAACTATAACCTATAAACATCTTCCTGAGTTTCATCAGGTTGAAGGAATTGTAGCTGCAGAAGATCTTACCTTTAAAAACTTACTTGGTTATTTAAAGGAATTTTACCGTAAATTAGGTTTTAAAGCCAGGTTCAGGCCGGCATATTTCCCTTACACATATCTGTCGGTTGAGTCTGAAATTTACCTTCCAGATAAAAAGACATGGATAGAACTGGGAGGATCAGGAATGTTCCGTCCAGAAGTTTTAGAACCTTTGGGAGTTGAAACACCTGTTGCAGCATTTGGTATTGGGATCGAAAGGCTTGCAATGTTAAGACTTGGTATTAAAGATATAAGAATGCTTTATAAGAGTGATATTGGCTGGTTAAGAGATTTACCAGTTATACTGGATTAATCTTTGATTTTTTCCAGTTAATCTATTATTTTTATTTATTTTAATAGCTATCAGGATTAATTAAAATAGTTTGGGACTAAAATATGTTTATATCTATTTTAAAAGAAAATTTGTTTTAATTAACTTATGGAGGATGTAATAATTCTCTAAATACTTTTTTAATATAAAATATGGATTACTCTTTATGAGATCGGTATTTATATATAATAAATAGTGTTGCAGTTCCTAAAACAGCTCCTACTGCATTTGGAATTATAATAAACGAATTGTTTATTCCAAAGCCATAAATAACCCAGCATATACCGTTTATTATCATCATTCCATATATGATTGGAGAAACTCCATGAGATGTTTTATCTTTTATAATATCTCTAATCTGGTCAACTGGGCTTATAAACATTATTATGGTAATAATACTTGCAATTAGCCCTATTGTCTGTATATCCATTCATTTAACCCTTATTTTTTTAGTTGTTATGGTATGGTTCAAGCTTTAAAGCATTATTCAGCTTTATGAATTTTATAAATTAATTTGCAAACAGTATTCTACTATTTGTTGAATTTAAAAATTAATTTAGTATTGTCTAGTAAGTTTAAATTAATAAAAATAAGTTTTGATCTCCAAAATAAATGGGGAAAGGTTTAGCTTTGTAAAAGCGCTTTTCTCAATTCTCTTACAGACTCTGTAATTAAATCAACCCTTTCTACATTAATATTTTTCTTTTGCAGATAATCTGCAAGTTGTACTGGTGTTATAGTTTCTTCTACGTCTAAAAGAAGAGCATCTGCTTCCTTTGATATTGTATATGCACCATAATCAGTAAGGGCATTAGCTGCAGCTTCTAAATCATTTGTTTTCACGCGATATGACCGTATTTTTTTCTCAATATCTGCAACATCAATATTTATTCTTTGGAGGTAGATAAGAATATGTTTTCCGAGTGTTTCTTCCATAATATCTAGATCTATGCTCTCTTTTTTCCTGTTTATACGAACTGATTGTGCAATTTGAGCTAAATCTCTTGCATGAGCGAAGCTTGGCATTAAACCTTCTCCACCTTCAGAAATAGGAGTGTAAACTTTTAAAAACCTCTCTATGGCTTCTTCACTGCATTTTTCCCCTAGATCATCTAGATTCTTCCTGAAAACCTTAGATAATTCATCCAGATGAGGGTTTGAAAGTAAAATATGCAGCGGGGCTCTTCTTAAGTGAGCTTCGTCCATTATACTTATATCCAGGTTAGTGGAAAAAGCAGGTATAAAATGGCTGTGAACAACTACTGGAACACCCCTTACATAAATAACATCTTGTTTATTTTCCATAGGTACGATAAGCCTGTTTAAAAGGAGTTCATGGTCATCGCGCTGTCTTCCAAGGTCGTCTATTAAAAGTACGCCTCCGTTTGCTTTTATTATTGGTGAAGTTTCATAGACTCCTTTATCTGGGTTGTAGTTAGTTTCAAGTTTGTTTAAGTTAAGTTCAGCCCCCGTAAGTACGAATGGCGCGCGAATTTTAACCCATCTTGGATCTTCTGGCTGTTCAGGAGTTGCTTTATGGAAATCTGGATCGTAAAATTGGATTACTGCCCCACCAAATTCTATGAACTTTGGAACCACAAGTGGGGGGAGAAGGTCTGACATTTTACTTACTGTAAATGTTTTCCCTGTTCCTGGAGGTCCGTAGACAAAAATACCTTTACCAATAGTACAGGATTCTAACAGTACCCTTTTAGCGTGTTCTACACCTACAACATCTGCAAAAGTTTCTTCAATGACCTCTTCAGGTATTATTATTGGGTAGCGCCCTTTTAATTGAGCTTCCATCATACTATAATAATCATCGTATGAAACAGGTGCCATACCTATGTAGGGGTTTTCCTCTAACGCCCTTCTGGCTTTTTCATGTCCTTTTTTCGTCACAGTGTATTCAACACTTGAAAACAGGAACCCTCCACCTGTAGGTGCACAGAATCCATCTTCTTCTAGATTTCTGAGATTTTTTTCCAAAATGTCCCAGTGAATTCCGGTTATTTCATTCATTCTGCTGGTTTTAATAGTTCCATAACTTGATATGATCTTTAAAATTAAATTTTTAACAAAGCCTTCTGAGAGTTTAAGGTCTTCAATACATTTTGGTTGTTTAAGAACCTCAAATATCTGTTCCATTAAATCATCATGGTAATAATTCATTGAATCACCTTGAAAATAACTGAAAAATTACTTGTATATTATTGTCACTATTTTATAAACTTTTAAGGTATTTAATGTGCATTTTAGCGCGTTCTTATTTTCCTGATTTTTAATAATTAGAGGATATCTTTAAGTTCGCCTATATGGGATATTACATCTATTTTTATACAATTTTCTTTAATATATTCCTTTTCAGACTCTTTTAGTTCAGAGTTAACAAGTATTGCAGACATTCCAATATTTACAGCACCTAATATGTCTTCACTGAACTTGTTACCAATCATAACACATTTTTCAGCATCACATTCCATTTTTTCAAGTGCACATTCAAAAATATGTTTATCCGGCTTTTCTGCACCTGCTTCTTCAGAGGTTATGACATGGTCAAAAAAGTGATGCAAGTCAAGTCTTATCAATTTTTCCCACTGTTTGATGGTAATTCCATTTGATATTACTCCTAAATCATAACCTTGTTTCTTCAGATAAATTAAAGTGGCTGTTGTCTGTGGAAACAACCTTAAAAGCGCAAATTTAACGTTGTGATAAGTAATCATTCCAAGTGCAATAAGAAGTGGCTTTTCTTCTCCAAAAATTCTTTTTGTTAATACATTGAAATGCTTATCATAGTTTGAGCCGTATTCATCAATAATTTCCCTTAAAATCTTATATGCTTCATCAGTTGAAAGAGGTAAACCTGCATCAACCATTACGTTAAGTGCAGCTCTCCTTGCGAGCTTTGCAAAACCCGAGGTATCATATAAGGTATCATCAATATCAAAAAAAACTGCTTTTATCATTATTAAACACCTGCATAACTACAATGAATATACTTGTAATTACAACTAATATATACTTAAGGAAAAATGAAATAAATTTAATTTTAAACTTTTAAATTTATTTATATTTATTAAATTCTTTTAAAATCTATTAAAATGTAGTAGAATATATATTTTTTAAATTTAAAAAGGAGTTATAATTTTTTATTAAAAATAAACTTAGAAAAATGCATCAAGGCTGCTCTGCTTCTCTTTGTGCAGTATTTCTTCTTCGGAATATCCAAGTGCTTCTATTATTCTTCCAACGGCTGGAAGCACCTGATTTTCTATATAGTAGGTAGGATCGTATTTTGAAACATCCACATCTTCTATGGGTTCAGCTCGTTTGCTTATAGGTTCCCTTCCTTTTACTACAACATATCTTATAATGGAACCTCTTCCAACATCTCTTCCTTTTTTTATAGATTTTCGTGCGGCTAAAACATGAGGTGCCATTTGAGTATATTCGTAGGGGCCTTTAGTAAGCTGTGTATGGATAACTAAATCTTCTAATTCAACATTTCCTTTTTTAATGTCTTCAATGACATTTTTAATGATTTCTGCTGCTTTTTTAGGTGATGCTTCCTCTAGAATAGCACCGAGAACTTTTTGCTGGGTTTTTTTAGTTATTGGTGCCCAGTCTCTTCTTACAAGTTCTAAACCTTTCACAATTATGGTATTGTCTTCTTCAATAAGAGCGTATCTTTTTTTTGTGACAAAAAAGCCTCTTTTGAAAAATCCTTCATATTCAAGTTCCATTCCTTCTGGTAAATCTTTGTTTACAGATTGAAGGAACTTTTGAGCATTATCTAAAATTTCTTCGTTCAATAGATACACCAAAATTTGTTAGAACCCTCAAACGCTATGCGTTTGGGGCAACCGAAAATCAAAGCAAATAAAAATCTTTGATTTCCTGAACTGCAAAAATGTAGTTTTTGCATGCGTCAAAATTGAAACTAACGAAAAACTTCGTTTTTCGTGCCCCAAAAATCATAGATTTTTGAGGGATTTTGACAGATTTTAGAGTGTAAATAGATGGTATTAATTGAATTATTCAATTAATACGCCGTTTATAACACCGTGCTGACCAGGTCTTGATGTCACTTTGACTTTTCCTGCACTGGTTTCAATTACTGCACCTTTTGTTATAATGTTCCTACGTACAAAGTGAGTGTTTGCGCTGTTTTCAACAACGTTTAAAATTTCTGCAACTTCTACTTTGTTTGTTTCAGGGTTCACTACGTTGATTTTATTTTCGTTTGTGAGCCTGATTTTTTCGTTTCCACCTTTGCTTCTGATTTTTTTGACTTTTCTGTCTCCTATTTTAGTTTCTGCTGCTTCTTTTCCAAGTTCAGATTTCCTTTTGTTTTTGTTAAGCTTACCACGCGCTCCACTTGGAGTTCTTAATGATTTTCCTTGCCAAATTGCCATTATATTCACCTCTTATTAATTATGGTTGATTTTGTTACTTGAGAATATATTTAAATAGAATTTATTCAGTTTAAAGAATATTTCATTCTCAAAAAAGCACTATTTTAGAATAGTTGTATATTATATTAATTCTAGGACGCTTTATTTATAGCTATCCCTTAAATTAACTACTTCAAGATATTTCTTTGAATGTATTTAAATATGTTTCTATACATCTTTAAATAGTAAATAGGATTTTGTTGATTAAAATAGTTATATTTTATGTTATAAATGGTTAATGGAAATCCTGTATCTTTTAAAAAATAGTCCAGTTCAAATACAGGAACTCTGCAGAAAATCTATAGGATAACTTCTTATGAATTCGTAAATTAGACTAACAAGAGTATTTTTATTTCATTTTATGTGTTTATCATTAAAAAAATAAATGATTCATTTCTTTTTGTACAATTAAATCACTTGAATACATTGGAACATATCCGGGAAATATATTTAAATATTGAAAGTTCAACTCACAATAAGTAAAAAAATAATTCTTTAACAGTAGAATAATAACAAGCCATATATATTTTAGTATGCTATTTATTAGTAATGGATTTTAATTTGTTCATTAAAATCCTAAAAAGGACTTGATTTAAGATTAAGCTAAAACAGGAATACATAATAAACAAAAACAAAGGGTGAACTTATGAAAATTAGCATGGCACACGGCGCTGGCGGAGAAATAATGCAGAGCCTAATATCAGATATTATACTGAGTAACATTAAAAACAAGAATGTCAATGGCGGAATAGGACTTGGAGAGCTTGATGATGGCGCTACAATTCCCTTTGGCGAGTATGAAATCGTGATCAGTACAGATAGCCACACTGTTGATCCAATCTTTTTCCCAGGAGGAGATATTGGAAAATTATCAATTACAGGAACTGTAAATGATGTATCTGTAATGGGGGCAAAACCTCTTGCGATTGCAAATGCAATGGTCATAAGTGAAGGATTTACAAGTGAAGAATTCGAAAAAATCATTAAGTCAATGGGTGAAGCCTGTACTGAAGCAGATGTGGCACTTGTAACTGGAGATACAAAGGTCATGGAGAAAGATAAACTTGATAAAATAGTTATTTCTACAACTGGAATTGGAATAGCTAAAAAAGGTGAAGTTACAAGTGATGCTTCCCTTGAAGTTGGAAATAAAATTATATTAACTGGAAGTGTTGGAGATCATGGTATTGCGCTCATGTCTTACCGTGAAGGGTTTGGATTTGAAACTGATTTAAAGTCAGATGTTGCACCAGTTTGGGAAATGATTGAAAAAGCTTTGGAAATTGGTGGAGTAAATGCAATGAAAGATCCAACAAGAGGAGGAATTGCAAATGCTTTAAATGAACTTGCATCCAAATCTGGTGTTGGAATGATGGTTTATGAGGATAAAATTCCAGTTAAAGAACAGGTTATAGCAGCATCTGAGATGCTTGGAATTGACCCTTATGAAGTAGCAAATGAGGGTAAAGTAGTAATGGGTGTTGAAGCTGATAAAGCTGAAGAAATTCTTGAAGCTATAAGAAGTACCAAATATGGTAAAGATGCCCAGATTATTGGTGAAGTTACAGATGATAAACATGTAATTATTGAGACTTCACTTGGTGGGAAAAGAATTCTTGAAGCCCCAATAGCTGATCCTGTACCAAGGGTCTGCTAAACTTATTTTTTTAAATTTGAATCGGATTTTAGTGCTCAGATTTTTGAGGAAATTATTTATAGCTTAAGAATAGATGGATTAATATTATAAGATAAGAGGGGTAATAGAATGCAGAATTTATGGGGCAAACGTTTTGCAGCTTTAATAATAGATTTTTTAATTGTAATACTTATTACGTGGGTCTTCAGTGGTATTGTATATCCTTTACTTGCTGTAACAAATGCATTTGGAATTTTGAATTACTGGCTTATTGTAACTGCAGTGATTGTTATGGTTTATTTCACTTACTTTGAAGGAAAATTAGGTACAACTCCAGGTAAAAGTGTGATGAAAATTGAAGTTGTTGTAGATGATGGTGAAATGAATTACCAGAAAGCTTTTATAAGAAATATATCTAAAATTTTGGGAATTCCGTTAATTTTGGATATTATAGTAGATTATATAGCTGGAAACTCAAAGCTAAGATATTTAGATGAAGTAGCAGGTACTGATGTTAAATTGAAAGCATAATGGGCTAAAAATGGTTTTTTAGTAGTTGCTAATAAGAATTGGATTTATAATTTTTTATAAATGCTGAAAAATTTATTTTTTTGTATTACTTGCTTACTTTTTATCTTTTTTTGCTTATCAAGGCATATATTTAATAATACGTAATGGAATATACTTTTTTTGAAGTTATATTAAATAAGGGAGATACAATGCCAGTTATTTCAAAATCCATATGGAGAAGAAAAAGGACATGGTTTGCACCGATATTTTTAGCAGCTATACTAATATTTATTCAGCTTTTTTACCAGCGGTTTGGAGCTTCATTTTCTGATAGTTATTATCAACTGGTTATGATCATGTTTATAGCTATTGTAATAGCGTTTTTAGGGGAACGAATTGAGAAAGTTAGAATTCTCAATGAAATGAATGAAAATTTAAAAAAAGAAAGTGAAAAACTT from Methanobacterium bryantii includes:
- the hemB gene encoding porphobilinogen synthase gives rise to the protein MQFPITRMRRLRKTPQIRNILSETKLNPEDFIYPMYFKEDLKDNEKEHIDTMPGQYRYSLDAGIEEAKKLEELGLSSVLIFGIPEKKDDKGSSAYEKDGIVQRAVRRLKEETDLIVITDVCMCQYTSHGHCGIILKDEIVNDETLEYLSKIALSHAEAGADMVAPSDMMDGRIDAIRETLDANGYDNTIIMSYAAKYASAFYAPFREAVSSAPSFGDRKTYQMNPANIDEALREAELDMIEGADILMVKPAIAYLDVIKTIKEEFKMPTAAYQVSGEYSMIKAGMEAGYITEEIIYESLLSIKRAGADLIISHFAPDFLKGKI
- a CDS encoding triphosphoribosyl-dephospho-CoA synthase codes for the protein MDPELIGKIAQIASVLEVSGHPKPGNVHRTQDFDDMVFEDFLISGVVIGSLMKKAAEIGNRYHDDGSLHKIKLGKIIKEAVIETDRWIGNNTNLGIVLLLTPLSASAGMSNDLTDLRKNAGRIMEATTSQDAINLYDAINLADAGGMGEQEELDVADAEARDKIIDEDISMYKVLQMSSKWDLLSYELTNRMPVTFGIGFPTFRTTKMEYGINKATVQTFLTILSKKPDTLISRKYGDDMAKLVSADADSVLQSGGILNPQGELLLRELDKQLMKNKLNPGTTADITAASIMVAYLDEFGF
- the pheS gene encoding phenylalanine--tRNA ligase subunit alpha, translating into MLQNIIDELHIYEKKVLKGLESLDYESTPEKIAETQDMNIKSVMSAAGSLESKGLIEVQKDVDEIISLSDTGKEYAEEGLPERKILRVLNEEGSIPMKDIGSKADLDSSEVKVAIGWLRKKKWALIDKGTVKITEEGKEAVSKEYTDEMLLDKLLDANKMLLFNPTQLIKEGFDLLRKRKGIIHVKKEPKYNLKVTEKGKELLDMGIEIREEATQLTHEQLKTGSWKNLKFRGYDVHAEYPDFFPGKMHPLQRTIEDIRQIFLKMGFTESKGSILESAFWNFDCLFQPQDHAAREMQDTFYIKEPRTVNLPSNELVENVRRAHENGGATGSEGWGYSWDVDVAKQSVLRTHTTCLSTRYLAEHEPPIKMFSVGRVFRRETITYKHLPEFHQVEGIVAAEDLTFKNLLGYLKEFYRKLGFKARFRPAYFPYTYLSVESEIYLPDKKTWIELGGSGMFRPEVLEPLGVETPVAAFGIGIERLAMLRLGIKDIRMLYKSDIGWLRDLPVILD
- a CDS encoding SemiSWEET family transporter, yielding MDIQTIGLIASIITIIMFISPVDQIRDIIKDKTSHGVSPIIYGMMIINGICWVIYGFGINNSFIIIPNAVGAVLGTATLFIIYKYRSHKE
- a CDS encoding ATP-binding protein, translating into MNYYHDDLMEQIFEVLKQPKCIEDLKLSEGFVKNLILKIISSYGTIKTSRMNEITGIHWDILEKNLRNLEEDGFCAPTGGGFLFSSVEYTVTKKGHEKARRALEENPYIGMAPVSYDDYYSMMEAQLKGRYPIIIPEEVIEETFADVVGVEHAKRVLLESCTIGKGIFVYGPPGTGKTFTVSKMSDLLPPLVVPKFIEFGGAVIQFYDPDFHKATPEQPEDPRWVKIRAPFVLTGAELNLNKLETNYNPDKGVYETSPIIKANGGVLLIDDLGRQRDDHELLLNRLIVPMENKQDVIYVRGVPVVVHSHFIPAFSTNLDISIMDEAHLRRAPLHILLSNPHLDELSKVFRKNLDDLGEKCSEEAIERFLKVYTPISEGGEGLMPSFAHARDLAQIAQSVRINRKKESIDLDIMEETLGKHILIYLQRINIDVADIEKKIRSYRVKTNDLEAAANALTDYGAYTISKEADALLLDVEETITPVQLADYLQKKNINVERVDLITESVRELRKALLQS
- a CDS encoding TIGR02253 family HAD-type hydrolase, with the protein product MIKAVFFDIDDTLYDTSGFAKLARRAALNVMVDAGLPLSTDEAYKILREIIDEYGSNYDKHFNVLTKRIFGEEKPLLIALGMITYHNVKFALLRLFPQTTATLIYLKKQGYDLGVISNGITIKQWEKLIRLDLHHFFDHVITSEEAGAEKPDKHIFECALEKMECDAEKCVMIGNKFSEDILGAVNIGMSAILVNSELKESEKEYIKENCIKIDVISHIGELKDIL
- a CDS encoding DNA polymerase domain-containing protein, which gives rise to MNEEILDNAQKFLQSVNKDLPEGMELEYEGFFKRGFFVTKKRYALIEEDNTIIVKGLELVRRDWAPITKKTQQKVLGAILEEASPKKAAEIIKNVIEDIKKGNVELEDLVIHTQLTKGPYEYTQMAPHVLAARKSIKKGRDVGRGSIIRYVVVKGREPISKRAEPIEDVDVSKYDPTYYIENQVLPAVGRIIEALGYSEEEILHKEKQSSLDAFF
- a CDS encoding 30S ribosomal protein S8e, with amino-acid sequence MAIWQGKSLRTPSGARGKLNKNKRKSELGKEAAETKIGDRKVKKIRSKGGNEKIRLTNENKINVVNPETNKVEVAEILNVVENSANTHFVRRNIITKGAVIETSAGKVKVTSRPGQHGVINGVLIE
- the hypE gene encoding hydrogenase expression/formation protein HypE is translated as MKISMAHGAGGEIMQSLISDIILSNIKNKNVNGGIGLGELDDGATIPFGEYEIVISTDSHTVDPIFFPGGDIGKLSITGTVNDVSVMGAKPLAIANAMVISEGFTSEEFEKIIKSMGEACTEADVALVTGDTKVMEKDKLDKIVISTTGIGIAKKGEVTSDASLEVGNKIILTGSVGDHGIALMSYREGFGFETDLKSDVAPVWEMIEKALEIGGVNAMKDPTRGGIANALNELASKSGVGMMVYEDKIPVKEQVIAASEMLGIDPYEVANEGKVVMGVEADKAEEILEAIRSTKYGKDAQIIGEVTDDKHVIIETSLGGKRILEAPIADPVPRVC
- a CDS encoding RDD family protein, yielding MQNLWGKRFAALIIDFLIVILITWVFSGIVYPLLAVTNAFGILNYWLIVTAVIVMVYFTYFEGKLGTTPGKSVMKIEVVVDDGEMNYQKAFIRNISKILGIPLILDIIVDYIAGNSKLRYLDEVAGTDVKLKA